Proteins found in one Geomonas subterranea genomic segment:
- a CDS encoding lipid-binding SYLF domain-containing protein, with translation MSIARKISVGMVAMLLVACWAGAACAKGEAKKVQKSATVLQDIMKIPEKGIPPALLRDAKAVAIIPGVIKGAFVVGGRHGTGVLSVRKEDSSWSDPIFVSITGGSIGWQVGATSTDLILVFKELKDVDKLLQGKFTLGADAGVAAGPVGRKVEAATDITFKSGILSYSRSRGLFAGLSLEGAALQVDDQADAAYYGREIAAQDIMVGNAGKRIAASNRLRQELSRATQE, from the coding sequence ATGAGTATCGCCAGGAAGATCTCGGTAGGTATGGTCGCCATGTTGCTGGTCGCATGCTGGGCCGGCGCCGCCTGCGCCAAGGGCGAAGCCAAGAAGGTTCAGAAGTCGGCAACTGTGCTGCAGGACATCATGAAGATACCGGAGAAGGGGATTCCCCCGGCGCTGCTGCGGGACGCCAAGGCGGTCGCCATCATACCGGGGGTGATCAAGGGGGCGTTCGTCGTGGGGGGGCGGCATGGCACCGGGGTCCTGTCCGTGAGAAAGGAGGACAGCAGCTGGAGCGACCCGATCTTCGTCAGCATCACCGGCGGCAGTATCGGATGGCAGGTGGGGGCCACCTCCACCGACCTCATCCTCGTCTTCAAGGAGCTAAAGGACGTGGATAAGCTGCTGCAGGGGAAATTTACCCTCGGGGCCGACGCCGGGGTCGCCGCCGGTCCGGTGGGGCGCAAGGTGGAAGCCGCGACCGACATCACCTTCAAATCGGGCATCCTCTCCTATTCGCGCAGCCGGGGCCTGTTCGCAGGCCTGTCCCTCGAAGGCGCGGCGCTCCAGGTGGACGACCAGGCCGATGCCGCTTACTACGGCAGGGAGATCGCGGCACAGGACATCATGGTGGGGAACGCCGGCAAGCGGATCGCCGCGAGCAACAGGCTGCGGCAGGAACTGAGCAGGGCGACCCAGGAGTAA